The genomic region CTGCGACACGGCACCGGCAGCGGTGCCGGGCCGCGCAGGCTCCCTGCGCCGTCAATGCGAGGCTTGCAATGAAATCAATGCCTGGCGCTTGATGGATAAGCGCAGAAAGCTATCAAATCAGGAGTAATACACCCCACTCCAGCCAGCACGCCGTCGCCACCGCGCCCCCTCCCAGCGCTCAGAAAGATTCCCAGTCCCCATCGTCGCCCCCCGCCTTGGCGGCAGGTGCAGAGGCCGTGGGCTTGGCAGGCGTGCGGCCCAGCGCGGGGGCAGCAGGCTTGGGGGGTGCCGACACAGCGACCTTGTCGATGGGTTTCGGCGCAAATTTGTTGGCAGGCTTGGGGCTTATGGCGGGCTGAGGTGCCGTCACCGCGCGAGGCCGGGGCGCAGGTCGGGGGGCTGCGGCGGGTTGGCTGCCCATGTCCACCTTGAACCTTGCCACCGCAGCGTTCAGGCGGCGGGCCTGTTCTTCCAGCGAAGAGGCAGCGGCAGAGGCTTGCTCCACCAGGGCCGCGTTCTGCTGGGTGGCCTGGTCCATCTGCGTGATGGCGAGGTTGACCTGATCGATGCCCGAAGACTGCTCCTGCGATGCTGCAGTGATCTCGCCCATGATGTCCGTGACGCGGCGCACCGAGGCCACGATGTCGGTCATCGCCGCGCCTGCGCGCTCCACCTGTTCCGAGCCCGCACCCACTTTGCCCACCGAGTCGGCGATCAGGCCCTTGATCTCCTTGGCAGCAGTGGCAGAACGCTGGGCCAGAGCACGCACCTCGGATGCCACCACCGCAAAGCCGCGGCCCTGCTCACCGGCGCGCGCTGCTTCCACGGCAGCGTTCAAGGCCAGGATGTTCGTCTGAAAGGCGATGCTGTCGATGACGTTGACGATGTCGGCAATCTTGTCGGAGCTTTCGGAAATCGCCTTCATGGTGACCACGACCTCGCCCACCACCGACCCGCCTCGCTCCGCCATCGACATGCTGCCACTGGCCAGCTGGTTGGCCTGGCGGGCGTTGTCGGCATTCTGTTTGACGGTGGATGACAGCTCCTCCATGCTGGCGGCGGTCTCCTCCAGAGACGCTGCCTGCTGCTCGGTGCGGCCA from Acidovorax sp. DW039 harbors:
- a CDS encoding methyl-accepting chemotaxis protein, yielding MLRNLSVKAGLLAVMGVFTLALLLAVAVGWQGTRTGALAAESQERFGDAMLALKQAEIRMWDNRVALAVGHRNLLRGDPPASVKGQTDRAEKAMVDAEKILVSVTQNLPPELVQQRALADSMLTKFRAYTVLVNRGGAGLVGGNEAEYSGKDIVAERNKLLAEMEELMQQLFKAAKDRSAELRDASASLLQRSLYLAFGLVGLAVVLIAASWTFINRGVVAPLGEAGELMDRVAQGDLTARIDTSSNNEIGRLLRSVSTMQAGLASMVTEVRQGVEEINTGAREIALGNADLSGRTEQQAASLEETAASMEELSSTVKQNADNARQANQLASGSMSMAERGGSVVGEVVVTMKAISESSDKIADIVNVIDSIAFQTNILALNAAVEAARAGEQGRGFAVVASEVRALAQRSATAAKEIKGLIADSVGKVGAGSEQVERAGAAMTDIVASVRRVTDIMGEITAASQEQSSGIDQVNLAITQMDQATQQNAALVEQASAAASSLEEQARRLNAAVARFKVDMGSQPAAAPRPAPRPRAVTAPQPAISPKPANKFAPKPIDKVAVSAPPKPAAPALGRTPAKPTASAPAAKAGGDDGDWESF